The following is a genomic window from Fulvia fulva chromosome 9, complete sequence.
ttacgataggtttaaggttttactagataaggcttttaatagtatcaaaccgaccattaactatttgaaagtttagggatacaaagctattgtctatatagacacaagattctaaccttaataggtaagaagtgacaagctaataaataggggtaaagaagtagtgtttattaggtatattgaaaacatagctaaagcctagctcttttaggaactagacataagagctgttaaacaacacacatatatagacttctttaaggactagcctagaGGTGATATAGGTCTCAATGTTCTAACATTAAATCTACTAAgtagtatactagctaggaagcccttaggaaggctaaggaagaacgtatccttaggacaatctacctactatttaggcgtctattagagcacccccgaaatagatcagccaattaagagccctaaagtcgcttagccgagaaagctgtttatataacttccctaacctccggagaacgtaggggaatttcagaaaatcgatcagctaattgagagaagctccctagatccctaggaaatagacgttactaggtcataagtaacggtccctaaatcatcccttagaaacagaaaggctgactataaTGTTAAGGGCTATAACATGAAATAGAAagccctaaaatctatagtccctaagcctaaactaactactaaagtaggagaagtaatagacctcttagagaaccttgctgcttttcactaagctttctttatAGCTATGTAATTAGTGGAGagttcaatactataggatagcgaattcctagaagaagttaaggaaatggcctttatagcaactatagaagctattatatataagcaagaggtcctaattctaaaatcctataaggatgctataaatgataagaaatagggacatctttagaaggaagcaatctaaaaggaactagatgctctatagagtaacaacacctaggaaaattctgttctactaaaaggagcaaatctagttatatcaagataggtctttaatattaagagaagcattagtagagctattgaaaagttcaaggctagactagttgtaaggggcttcttatagaagtttagtgttgactttatagagacatttatacctatagtaagacaggacacccttagggtgtttatagctattatgtataagaaggatcttcatctttACTAAGTGGATATGAACAATACATTtatagaaagcaccctctataaagacatcttcatgttactactactaggagttgagcttctactaaatatagtgttcaaaatccttaaaagcttatatagacttaagtaagtagctagagattggaatcaaCTCTATGTATTAAAGCTCAGAGAGATTAGATTTATATAGTCAGAAGtggatctatacctacttatctataagaagagggagatcataatccttatatatatagataacaTTCTAATTGCTACACTAAAGTTAATAGATGTTCTctagttcaaaagagaacttggcaagatctttaagatcaaagatctaggtgaacctaaaaagatccttagCATAAGAGTCataagggacaggaagagaggaatcctaaaacttaactaaggacactttgttagggatagcctagctaagataggaataaactataagaaggcagcacctatacactcacctatagacagctataaggccctcaaaccttcaagccacatagataagaggtgtaataaggcagagtactagagtattaatagtacttagatgtagctagtaacaattataaggctagacattgcttttgccctaggaaggataaGCTTATTTGTGAGTGACCTATCCACCTACTAtatgaaggctttgaagaagattactaggtacctaagattataccctgatctaggacttcagttcttaaagtctagaaaaggacaccttattagatactatAATTCTGATTATATAACAGACAAAgtagacagagtctcaatccttaggtatgtcttcCTCCTCTATAGGGCACCAGTCTCTTAGATGagtaagaagcaaaagtctgtagtaacatctataatagaggctgaatatatagctataaatatatatacgaagtagtcctaattcctagctttactactaagagaaatggattgtctagagttagtaggagactgttcctatcaactaagaatcactagaaactaggagactatatcaaatttgagactagtctaattaagaggtgacaatcaagctACCCTTACCCTAGTGAAAGATATACATGTTTATAACAAGTCGAAGTACATTGATATTacctataacgctattaggaaactttagtagaggaggcttattactattaagtacaccctaacctctaagatGGTTGTAGACGGGTTTATAAAACTAAAGACTAGTCCacacttctagaggtttataagctagctaaacctgtcataaaaaggtctaagtactattaatagaAAGTGAGtagactataacctcctatacgagatgagtaggagtgttaagatatagcatctcaaagggagtcaacaattaggaagtgatctagtagcctaaggcatctacgataacttagcttatagggagataccttctctcccctttagcttagatagacatctaacacaatcaacatattagttcctaatatattgctatatactcgtgctattagttagttaaggattgatctcttactccactccgctactatctacaCGTACCTATTCAACACGAGTTAATAAAATATAGCACGTAGTAAAGCTTGCCGATAGGCCCTCGCTTTcgctatagtagtagatTAGCCTCTTTAACCAATTTAATAGCGACAAGCTCGTCTTCGAAGCCCTACGTGATATCGCCTACgtacttaccgaagagcgTAGCTTATATAGTAAGGTTGAAAGTATGACTAGTATAGCAAAGCTAGTACTACTTCTTATCGAGTCCGTACTCGGTAGACATAAAGCCTATTACCTTCGGGTTGTTACTAGCGTTATTAATAATAAAGTAACCGATCCTATACTCTACGCCGTAGTAGACAAGCGTGTTGCTAATAGTCTCGGAGATGTTATATCTAGAATAACGACCTCGCTATTGTAGTAATACGAGTAGCATCTTCGTAGCTTTACCGTCCTTATTAATAAAGTAAGTAACGAGCCTAAGTAGTACGAGCTTATTCTTCGAAGTCTATAAGTCGAAGCTATAGCTGATCTTGCTTAATAATAAGGCCAATTCTTTCGTAATATAGCCTAGTGTCTTATCGTAGATTCTGTCGATTATTAAGCCGGTAGTGACTTAACACGGTAGATAGGACTTATAGCGCTCTTAAAGGTAGACAAGTAGTCGTCTgaagcgcactgtctagaCCTTACGATAGGGGATATTGTCTTCAATAATCTAGCTATAAAGCAGTACGAGAAACTCGTCTTTATTAAATTCGATAGTACGCTCGTTATTAATCTActacctactataatatTGATCTAAGCCCTTTATCTTCTTCTCTTTTGGTTGAATAACTGCGTTGCTATCGATATAGTGCTTCGTCTTTATATAGTTCGAAGCACTAGTCGTAGAGACGTTGGTCTTATAGATGCCCTTCTCTTTTCTACTAgcgctatagtatagcttatagagctagtattcgAGCCTATCTTTGTCCTTAATAGGCTAGCCGTGGTTCTAAATAAATGATAAGTGGTTGCGGTCTTATAAGGTACGGTAATAGGCCTTCAGTCGCGTCTAATCTGGCTAGTTAAGCAAGTCGTGCTTTCTCTTCCCTAGTACCTTGGATATGTCGGCTTTATTGCTCACGGCGTCGATCTCGATAGTCGGCGCGAACAGATCTTTAGTATCTAGTACGGTTGAAAGCACACTGCCAGTTTCAACTTGCTGCGAGTCTATGTTGTGGTGTAGTGAGGTCGTGAAGCTGATGCTTAGAGGTTGAGATAGACGCGTCGGAGTTGAGAAGTCGGGGAAACTGAAGTGGGAAAACACGTGACCATCGGTACGTGATCCGATTGGCTTGGAGATAGGTCCGCACTTCCTAGAATTCCACCTTCCTAGATCGACATGACCTTGAATATCATTAACAACACCTTGTAAAACGACACAGACATGCTCACAAGGCTTGCAAACGAAGGAGAAAACACCGCTTGATTGTTTGAAAATACTGACTAAGCTATAGGCTTCCAACTTGCTTGCTTGTGACAAGGCTTGATTGCAAACCTTGGAGAATGACTTGCTTGTTGATCAGACTGGCTGCAAAGGGTGACGACATAGAGTCTGATCGACGAACAGTGGAAGATGAGCCAGCTGAGGTCGATGACACAGCCTCTCGTGACAGCGACGAAGAGACCGAAGAAGAGACTTGGGCTCACAGAAGTGCCTGGGTGGCTCGTTCTACTCCTCCAGTCAAAGACTTCCCGGCAGCATCCGAGAAACAATCACGCTAACGTAGCACATTCAGTCGCCTTTAGCCAGATTGATGCAAAACATGAATGGCTGGGATGGAGGCTAATCCCAAAGCCGTGGAAAAATGAGGAATAATCTCGGCGCGCTGTGCACGTTGACCTCTTTGCTTCCTGTGCTGCCCTAAGTCGCTCCCGAATGCTTCTTTTCAGCTCAATCGTCCATGAGATGGATTCGGAGCACCATACTTTCTCCAAATTCGCGTATTCGACCGTGCCCAGCTTGCTTGACACATGCCAGAATCTTGGCAATTGCTCTGCAGATGCACCGAAGCAGTGTTTGCTGACGCCTTTCACCTTCTCTGGATCAGAAAGACAAGCATGTCAGTAGCGAGCTACAAAAAGGACAGTAAACCTAAAACACATCCAGCCCTTCCCATACCAAGTTTCCATTACAATCAAAACCACCATGTCATCGGGCTCGAAACGCACGAAGCACACCTGGACAGCCGCCGAGCGACACGTCATGCACATAGCCCATGATGAGTTCAAACTACCCTGGGACAGTATCGCAGCCATCTTTGGCCACCTGTTCTCCACAAACGAGAACTGGTCTGGCTTGTGCATGCCAAGCCAAGGTCGATTGAAGGACGAGTACAACTCGAGAGGCTATGATCAGCGTTCGACCATGTTTGCAAATGAATCGTCGAAGAGTGAAGTATGGCACCTGCCTTAGACAGATTGTACTACGCAGTCGCAACGTACGTATGACTACCACCGTATGCTTCCAGCTCGCGTTCATCCTCGGCGTCTGCCTCAGACTGGAATTCCTTCTCCCTTGCTTTCCTGACTGCCGCAGCTCGCAGTTGCTCCTGGACGGTCTTGTCCCAGCGCCGCAGCTTCTCCAGTGCTCTCGTCTTGCGGTCTGTAGTCCAGAGGGCTTGCATACCGGGTCCCATACGGCCACTAGTGGCAGCTCTCTCCCGTTGAAAAATCGATTGGAGCAATTTGGAAGTCCCACTGTTGAACTCGTAGACTTCCTTGTCCATTTCGGCCATTGTGCTTGCTATGCTGTCGAGATCGGAGTACTGCTTGTATATAATCTGCATGTGCTCGTTGTACAGATCTGTCGTTGCACCGAGAGCAAAGGCTGACGGTCCTAGCTTCTTCAGAGTGGGCAGCAGGACGAGGCCATATGAAGAGCCAGGTAACTTGCTCTGCATGAGACTCATGAAGTGCAGCAGTATGCTTGGGAGAGAGCGTGTCAAACCTTCTACATCCTCAGGTTTCATGGATGCACGAGCGCAAGGATCATCCAGCTTCAGTGCCTTAATGTTGTTGAACACTTCATCTGTCATGATCTGCCAAAGTGCGACGTCAGTCGACGCCTTGTCCATGCGAGCTTTGATTCTGGCGAAGAACTTCTCGGCGGCTTCTGAGGTTCGCAGACTACGACTGCTAATGTCGCCAGCATCTTGATCTTCAGAAGTCGCATTCGCATGCAGCACCCTTGCCTCATCTGCCAAAGCACGCAGTGGCGCTGGAAAGTTGGGCACTACCTTGGCCATATTGGCCGCTTTCTGTTGCTGCGCACCTGCCTTCTTGCTATCTGCAGGCTTCACTTGTTTGGAGCGGAACAACGTCTCGAAGATGGCGAGCTCTTTTGGGGTAATGGTCGTTCCCTGCACGCGAACGTTTGGGTCGTTGGAAGGGATATGCCCTTCAAATGGAACGTCTGGTAATCGTTCGCGATCACGAGTAGACGCTTGTCGTCTTCCAGGCGCATCGCCATCGTCTCTTGATCTTGCTGAGGTATCCGCATTCGTTCGTGTTCGCCCTGATGCCCTTGATCGTGGTGAACGGCTTTCTCTTAGTCTGCCAGGCCTCTCTTCTGCATTCTGCCGCCGTCTCTGTGGCGATGATGCGTCTGTGGATCTTTCCTGCTCGAGCTTTGGATGTGTTGGAACATATGCGGCGGTGTCCTCGCTCTTATCGGCATAGGCTCTCAATATCGTTTTCGTCCGATAGAGGAATGGCAGCACAATGCCTTCCCTCATCAGAGGCTGCCTCGATGTCCTCGATAGCAACGACGCAGACATCGTCTTCTACCAATCGTCATCCAGCAGCACTTCCAGCCAGTATTTGCCCGCCCTTCCTCTGTAGTTGGGCAGCGGTCCAGGTAGGAGAAGAGTACGCGAACGTCTTCAAGACGGGCATTCATTTCACATGCTATGCACGAAGTGAATGTGCTTTGGTAATTGTCCATCGCCCAGGAAGTCTCGATCGAATCTTGTTGGCTCGAGCTCAGAACCCTGCAAGATCCGATGCAGCCACTTGACGCGTCGAAACGCGTCTCCGTCATCGATTTGGTGCAGCACTTTGTTTCTGTCTGGCCGCGACCTGCACACAATATCATACATTGCACGTCTTGGTCTTGGTCAGTAGCAACGATACAGCCATGGCAGCTGGCAAGAAAAGTGCACAGCTCAGCGAGTACGAGCGAGCGCGACAAGAGAAGATTGCGAAGAATCAGGCGCTGCTCCAACAACTACAGCTCGACGCGCAGCAGACTGGCATAGGACCAAAGTCGAAGCCCAAGCCATCTTCCACTGCAGGGCAGAAGCGCAAGAAGCCAGCGCCCAAAGCCAAAGTGGAAGAGGGACCACGTCGAACTTCGTCTCGTCTGAAGGGTATTGTAGCAGACTCAGAAGTCGCACGGCAGAAGCAGGAAGACGATCATGAAGCGTTTCAGGAGCAGCAACGGATCAAGAGGCAGCGCGTCAGCGAGGATATTGATCTACACAATACGATTGTCAATGGGCAGAACTGGAACAGAGCAGGGAATTGGTTGTCAATGGTTGGACCTGCAGATCCCGGTGTGCGAACGTTCGACAAGACAGATATCAAAGACACGACAGACAAAGAGTTAAAAGCACTGCGAGAACGCATGAGCAATCTACAACTATGGGAAGGAGCAGAACCCAACAGGATCAAGATCACACCAGAGAGGATATACGCCCTTGGCTTCCATCCCGCCCAGGACAAAGCGCTAGTCTTCGCTGGCGACAAGCTAGGCAACATGGGCCTCTTCGACGCCTCTCAAACCACACCCGAGAAGATCAAACAAGAAGCTGACGATGCCGACGAAGACGGCGATGTCGACGATGAAGTTGAGCCAGCAATCACAACCTTCAAGATTCACACCCGCACCATTAGCGCCTTCCAATTCTCTCCCCACGATCACAACGCCCTCTACTCAGCCTCCTACGACTCCTCAATCCGCAAGCTCGACCTAACCAAAGGCGTAGCAGTCGAATCCTACGCACCCGAGGACAGGTCCGCAGACGAACCCCTATCAGGAGTCCAAATCTCCCATGCCGACCCCAACACTCTCCACTTCACCACCCTTAGCGGCGCATTCGGGATAAAAGACATGCGCACGCCTAAAAACCAAGTCACAATGCTTCAACTCTGCGAGAAGAAAATCGGAGGTTTCTCCCTCCACCCAGCACATCCTCACCTCGTAGCCACAGCCTCCCTAGACCGCACCCTCAAGATCTGGGATTTGCGAAAGATCACCGGCAAAAAAGACGATCGTCTTCCTGTTTTGGTCGGCGAACACACCTCCAAACTCTCCGTCTCCCACGCCGCCTTCAACTCCGCCGGCCAAGTCGCCACAGCCTCCTACGACGACACCGTCAAAATCTACGACTTCCCCTCCTGCGGCGACTGGAAAGTCGGCACAACCCTCGACGATAACGAAATGTCTCCAGCAACGATTGTCCCTCACAATAATCAGACAGGGCGATGGGTGACGATATTGCGAGCGCAGTGGCAGTTGCAGCCGCAGGATGGGATTCAGAGGTTCTGTATTGGGAATATGAATCGGTTTGTGGATATATATACGGGTAAGGGGCAGCAGCTTGCGCAGCTGGGTGGGGAAAATATTACGGCTGTGCCGAGTGTTGCGCAGTTTCATCCGACGATGGATTGGGTTGGTGCTGGGACGGCGAGTGGGAAGCTGTGTCTTTGGATGTGAGAGGGTGGTGGAAGTGGCATACAGCGCAGTTGAATGAGACTTGATCTTCCCATATGATCCGTCGACTATCTGAAAGTGTCTCTGTTCTTTCGCTTGAAGGATCGACTGCATGTACTAAACCGCTCATCTGTTCAGCAAGACAGCCTGAACACCATTGACCACATTTTCCAGCGCTGAACCCTGGTGATCCCCCACTGTGCCACCATAGAGATGACAGCTGCCGATCTCGCGCGTGCATCTTCATGTGACCAGTGAGCACAGCATTTTCCGATACAGAGTCACGAGTAGTCCCACTCCTTCGAAGGTGTGGAGATTAATACAATTGTCTTGCCCATGGCATTCACCCACCTGTCCTCCTCCATTTCCTGAGAGCCCTTGAAATGGCAAAACACGGTGCCTGGTTTGAATCCTTCCTTCTCCTCCCAGCGAGCTGCAAGACTCCGCGCGTCCGCCCGCTCAGGGAGAACTTTAGAGAAATCCTGCAGAAGCACCCGACGTATGAACTGCTTGTGCTGAGCGTTGGTGTCAAAATTGTCTATACCTCTGACGAATACAGGCCGAGCACCGTACAGTGCCTCCGCAGTCTCGTAGTACAGTTGCTTGCAGACGCGGAGGAGCGGCATCGAGTGCTTCTTCATGTAGTCGCTGCCTTCGCGAGCTAGAATCTTGGGGCGATCCTCCACATCGAAGCCGATGATGCTGTTACGCAACTCGCGTGGAAGACGCATGAGAGCTGACTGTGCGGTGCGATCTTTGATCAGGTATGGCATGAACGGCATGAGCTTCTTCTGGATCTTCTTGCGAGCGCTTGTAGAAGCATCCCTTAGCAATGTGGTCATGTACTCGCTGTCACGCAAGGTGGCTGGTGAAAGTTCGTGGCGATGGTTCTTGCGCCAAATGCCTGACACTGAGAGTTTCGAGCTGATCTGCTTCAGGACTGTGTCTGGTGCGTCTTTGAACAGCGCGATCATCTCAGCGTCGCTTGGGAGCGCCTGCGATGGCGGTGACGCTCTCTTGGGTTAGCGGGAACGATGAGACGTGACGATGAACATACCATCTGCTTTGGTGTTGCTTCGAGCCATGTCGAGCTATGATGGTAGCGCTCGAAATGGCGGTGAAATTGGTCTTTCGACTGCGAGGATGTTGGAAGAAAGAGGAAGTAGAAGAGTAAAGAGCTCGGTTTTGATCTGTCTGCTCAAACTAACCTGTGTGTGAGGTTGAAAGACCCACTGCAAGTGATGTTGCTTCGATAGTGATTGGCGAGTTATCGTCCATGTAGGCTCGCTCTTGACCTCATCAGCCGAAGCTCACTTTTGCATTGCACGACGAGGTTGTCAGATCTTGAGCCACCCCATTGGTGAATTGCGTTTCTGAAAGGATCCATACGGCGTGGTCAATTCGCAGCTGTCGGCTTGGTGCTTGAGATGTCCCTACCAGTACGCTGGCTCAATGGCCCGCCCCTTCGAAGCTCAAGTCTGTCTAGACAGCCTACAAGTAGTGCAGCCGGAGCAGTGAGCGAGATTCCTGGCTCATTATGACTCTGTATTCACTTACTCATATCATACGCGAGTAGCAACACCGTCTCATTCTGACGGATAGCCTGTCCCGGTGCAGATGGGAATGCGATGGGCCACATCACAGTCGAAGTGTGAGCAGGCTATGTTTTCAGAGTTTTGACAGGACACTTTTCACCGGTATCACCTATTAGACAGTCTCAAGGGGTATTTTTTGTAATGAGAAGCGCCTGTGCAAATCGATGAGTAGTCGTTGATGGAAAACATGTGAAAGAAGTGCTGCAAGTGAACGTAAAAAAGTGGCAGGAGTTTCCGCCCGAATCTCGGACTTCTGCCTGATGACATGCATGCATCCCACTTCAGGTCCAACACAGTCAAAGAGACATCTCAAACCACAAACATCGCGGCATCCACATACCACCACCAGACTCATACCACCACACTCTCTACCTGTTGTAACACCGTCACCATGCAGATCAAGTACACCTCAACAGCCCCCCTCATATCACCTCACCACTAACAGTCTCACAGAGTCCGTACCCTCACCGGCAAAGAGATCGAACTCGACATCGAGCCAGACTACAAGGTATGCAACCACCTCACAGCAGCGCATAATTTATGACATTCCAACTGACTACGGTATCCTCAGGTCCAAAAGATAAAGGAACGCGTCGAAGAAAAGGAAGGCATCCCACCCGTCCAGCAGCGTCTCATCTTCGGCGGAAAGCAAATGGCCGACGACAAGACCGCCGCCGAATACAACCTGGAGGGAGGCGCGACACTTCACTTGGTCCTGGCGCTGCGTGGTGGATGCTGAAGGTCGAGATGGAACGAACTTACAACGACGTGGATGGTCCTGTCTCTGGACGGGATGACACAAGCAAGAGCGAGGCTACACAGCTGAGGCGATGCACGATTGAAATGACCTGAGAAAGAGGATATGAGCATATGGCATGGCGTTTCGGCGCTTCATGAGAGCCTACGGGCAGTTTCGCGTGGACATTTGCTGTGATGCGAGGCAGTGGATCGGGATAGGTATGCTCATGGCAGTCGCTACGAGGTCCTATGAAGGGTCGAGCGGCGGTGCAGTCATCCTCGATATGAATATCCCCTTTCCACAGACTCGGCCACGCTCTCGGGTGATCCGTGTCAAAAGTGGCCAAACTCTTCCGTTTCATGTTCGCTGCTCGTATGCAGACCAGCAAATAACCCACAGACAACAAGGCATCGAACAATGGCCATGCCGTAGTCGAGTGCTCGAGCTGCATGTTCCACAACGCGTTGCGTTCAACCATGCACGCCAGCTTTTCAGAGGAAGAAAGGTGATTGCGGAAGCATATGCATACCAAAACCACTCGTCAAAAGCGCTCGCTCGTTCATGCTACAGACGAAACACCCAACTCCTGATACCCAATCCCCCGACCAACGCATCTCCATATTCATGctcatcaacatcatcaCACCTATACAACCCCCGTAACCCTCCTGATACTGCGTCGTGGCCCCTCGCCCACAATCTGCACCTTACCCTCCTGCTCCAGACTCCTCACAGCCTCAGCAAACTCCTGTCCCTCAACTGGAACACTACTCTGTTCACTCAGCGTCCTCACAACATCTCCATACCTGGCACTAGCACCACCGGCCCTCAGCATCTCATCCAGAACACCAAGAATTCCACTCTTCAAATCCTCTCTCCTCTTCCTCTCGCTTGCACTGGTGCCTTCCGTCAGAAGACCCATATCAATGAGGCCAGTCCTCGAGTCTGTTGCTGCTTGCTTGAGAGCAGACTGGATGAGCCGGACGGCTTCGTTGACGTCTGATTCCTCCACGGTCAGGGAGAGACGCATCTTGGCG
Proteins encoded in this region:
- a CDS encoding DNA damage-binding protein CMR1, producing MAAGKKSAQLSEYERARQEKIAKNQALLQQLQLDAQQTGIGPKSKPKPSSTAGQKRKKPAPKAKVEEGPRRTSSRLKGIVADSEVARQKQEDDHEAFQEQQRIKRQRVSEDIDLHNTIVNGQNWNRAGNWLSMVGPADPGVRTFDKTDIKDTTDKELKALRERMSNLQLWEGAEPNRIKITPERIYALGFHPAQDKALVFAGDKLGNMGLFDASQTTPEKIKQEADDADEDGDVDDEVEPAITTFKIHTRTISAFQFSPHDHNALYSASYDSSIRKLDLTKGVAVESYAPEDRSADEPLSGVQISHADPNTLHFTTLSGAFGIKDMRTPKNQVTMLQLCEKKIGGFSLHPAHPHLVATASLDRTLKIWDLRKITGKKDDRLPVLVGEHTSKLSVSHAAFNSAGQVATASYDDTVKIYDFPSCGDWKVGTTLDDNEMSPATIVPHNNQTGRWVTILRAQWQLQPQDGIQRFCIGNMNRFVDIYTGKGQQLAQLGGENITAVPSVAQFHPTMDWVGAGTASGKLCLWM